The following are encoded in a window of Gossypium raimondii isolate GPD5lz chromosome 13, ASM2569854v1, whole genome shotgun sequence genomic DNA:
- the LOC105781182 gene encoding pectate lyase: MGIAGYSYSWFLLSFFVLIPTLEAHIAEYDEYWKARELEATENLNKAYFPNPEEVVQHYNDHFARTMLEFNSTRRALKGKKKGPCEITNPVDSCWRCDPNWEKNRKRLADCAPGFARGTIGGKHGKFYVVTDPSDDIANPKPGTLRHAVTQLRPLWITFKKSMIIKLEQELIVTSDKTIDARGANVHICKGAGITIQFARNVIIHGLHIHHIKPGNGGMIRDTENHIGLRTASDGDGISLFGATNIWLDHLSLYDCFDGLIDVIQGSTAVTISNCHFTDHTDVMLFGASDSYVADEKMQITVALNHFGKGLVGRMPRCRLGFIHVVNNDYTHWFMYAIGGSSHPTIISQGNKYSASGSYVTKEVTSRGYLPPEQWKKWNWVSQGDQFKNGAYFTPSGDPNASKLFGANKMMPFKPGRLVPKLTRYAGTLHCRTGRPC; the protein is encoded by the exons ATGGGTATTGCTGGTTATAGTTATAGTTGGTTTCTATTGTCATTTTTCGTCCTAATCCCAACCCTAGAAGCTCACATCGCTGAATATGATGAGTATTGGAAGGCACGAGAATTGGAAGCCACTGAGAACCTGAACAAGGCTTATTTCCCCAATCCGGAGGAAGTGGTCCAGCATTATAATGACCACTTTGCTAGGACCATGCTTGAGTTTAATAGCACCAGAAGGGCattgaaaggaaagaaaaaaggtCCTTGCGAGATTACCAACCCCGTTGATAGTTGTTGGCGATGTGATCCTAACTGGGAAAAGAATAGGAAGAGGCTGGCTGACTGTGCCCCTGGATTTGCTCGTGGTACTATTGGTGGAAAGCACGGAAAGTTTTACGTGGTCACTGACCCTAGTGATGATATTGCTAACCCCAAGCCCGGAACTCTACGTCATGCTGTCACCCAACTCAGGCCACTTTGGATCACTTTCAAAAAATCCATGATCATCAAGCTGGAACAGGAGCTCATTGTTACAAGCGACAAGACCATTGATGCGAGGGGAGCCAATGTGCATATTTGCAAAGGTGCTGGTATTACTATCCAGTTTGCTAGGAATGTCATTATCCACGGCCTCCATATCCATCACATTAAACCTGGCAATGGTGGCATGATCAGAGATACTGAAAACCACATTGGGTTAAGGACTGCCAGCGACGGAGATGGGATCTCTCTTTTCGGAGCAACCAACATTTGGCTCGACCATCTTTCCCTTTACGATTGTTTCGATGGCCTTATCGATGTTATTCAAGGTTCCACTGCCGTTACCATTTCCAATTGCCATTTCACTGACCACACCGAT GTGATGTTGTTCGGAGCAAGTGACTCCTATGTTGCCGACGAGAAGATGCAGATCACTGTTGCTTTGAACCACTTCGGTAAAGGATTGGTAGGGAGGATGCCTAGATGTCGATTAGGTTTTATTCATGTCGTCAATAATGACTACACTCACTGGTTCATGTATGCCATTGGTGGTAGCAGCCACCCTACAATTATAAGCCAGGGTAATAAGTATTCCGCGTCAGGAAGCTACGTGACTAAGGAGGTGACTAGTAGGGGCTACTTGCCACCTGAGCAGTGGAAGAAATGGAACTGGGTATCACAAGGTGACCAGTTCAAGAATGGTGCCTATTTTACTCCATCCGGTGATCCGAATGCATCCAAGCTATTTGGCGCCAACAAAATGATGCCTTTCAAACCCGGTCGATTGGTCCCCAAACTCACAAGGTATGCTGGAACACTCCACTGTAGAACCGGCCGCCCTTGCTAA
- the LOC105784240 gene encoding RHOMBOID-like protein 3 — translation MACLEIMDWVMKLEKLGALKWDKVVHGNQAWRLITCIWLHAGVIHLLANMLSLIFIGIRLEQQFGFSTLSVPFCNGSVLSSLFIQRSIFVGASGALFGLLGAMLSELLTNWTIYTNKAAALITLTVIIVINLAVGILPHVNNFTHIGGFLTDFLLGFVLLLRPQFGWVGRKHLPAGARVTSKHKAYQYLFLVIAMVLLIFGFTIGVGNLV, via the exons ATGGCATGTCTGGAAATCATGGACTGGGTAATGAA ATTGGAAAAATTGGGAGCCTTAAAATGGGACAAGGTAGTGCATGGCAATCAAGCGTGGAGGCTTATCACTTGCATCTGGCTGCACGCTGGTGTTATTCATCTGCTTGCAAACATGTTGAGCTTGATCTTCATTGGAATTCGCCTTGAACAACAATTTGGATTCAGTACGTTATCTGTTCCCTTTTGCAATGGTAGCGTACTATCGTCTCTTTTCATTCAACGTAGCATTTTTGTTGGTGCCTCTGGTGCTTTATTTGGCCTTCTTGGAGCAATGTTGTCGGAGCTGCTGACTAATTGGACTATCTATACAAATAAG GCTGCAGCTCTGATCACACTCACGGTCATCATTGTCATTAACTTAGCAGTGGGGATTCTTCCTCACGTTAACAACTTTACGCATATTGGAGGTTTCTTAACCGATTTTCTCCTCGGGTTCGTTTTGCTACTTCGTCCCCAATTCGGGTGGGTGGGACGTAAACATCTTCCTGCCGGTGCTCGTGTAACATCTAAGCATAAAGCATACCAATACCTATTTTTGGTAATAGCTATGGTTTTACTCATTTTTGG TTTCACGATTGGGGTTGGTAATCTTGTTTAG